In the genome of Falsibacillus albus, one region contains:
- a CDS encoding N-acetylmuramoyl-L-alanine amidase: MKRKWIKTGQFTAAIALSAAVLFPVGNVSVPNAATVHTAFAKTAVDPAQLQEAFKKAAKEFGVPEEILLAVSYNLTRWEQHDGKPSTSGGYGVMHLTQVDQLTQNDKGLDEAHSFQLSSQPGQHTLDQAAKLINEDPDVLKKDPAENIRGAAALLAQYAKDSLGAVPAKTEDWYGAVAKFSGSMEETAATGFADEVYSTIQNGLSRTTTDGQRLQIKPESVKENHETTKNFHFHKNKQDPRLEVPKGVDAQFIPAFYEQLSDNPGNYTDYDVADRPNFGPDIRYIVIHDTEVEYEPTINLFANPYGASANYVIRSADGQITQMVQNKDVAWHAGNWYFNMHSIGIEHEGYALQGGDWYSEQMYRASAKLVKYLATKYHIPLDRGHILSHSEVPGLSPYSQSRMHTDPGPFWDWEHYFELLGAPLKPEHGSKKIVTLKPHFETNKQIVDVEDGNLREHSTNFVYLYTEPSFDAPTITDAALPDARYDEALNWGNKAEAGQTYVLADSQGDWDAIWYAGQKAWFYNPHNKNSVEGKMLKMVTPKEGIDSIPVYGAAWPEESAYPEDVTPKSLLPLQYSITAGQVYAAEEKVKGDYYNAKVYTLSPYGVHKMVYGNEEYYRIHFNHRYAFVKASDVDVVR, encoded by the coding sequence TTGAAAAGAAAATGGATAAAGACGGGGCAATTCACCGCGGCCATTGCTTTAAGCGCAGCGGTATTATTCCCGGTTGGGAATGTCTCAGTGCCCAATGCTGCAACCGTACATACAGCATTTGCAAAAACAGCGGTCGATCCAGCACAATTACAGGAGGCATTTAAGAAAGCGGCAAAAGAGTTTGGTGTGCCGGAAGAAATTCTTCTTGCCGTATCCTACAATCTCACTAGATGGGAGCAGCACGACGGCAAGCCAAGCACGTCCGGCGGATATGGTGTCATGCACTTGACCCAAGTCGATCAACTGACTCAAAACGATAAAGGGCTGGACGAAGCACATTCGTTTCAGCTGAGCAGCCAGCCCGGCCAGCATACGTTGGATCAAGCGGCCAAGCTAATCAATGAAGACCCGGATGTCCTGAAGAAAGACCCTGCAGAGAATATTCGCGGCGCTGCAGCACTTCTCGCACAGTATGCGAAGGATTCACTTGGAGCAGTTCCGGCTAAAACGGAAGATTGGTACGGCGCCGTCGCCAAATTCAGTGGTTCCATGGAAGAAACGGCCGCCACAGGATTTGCCGATGAAGTCTACAGCACTATCCAAAATGGGCTGTCCAGGACGACAACCGATGGACAACGTCTGCAAATCAAACCTGAATCAGTGAAAGAAAATCATGAAACGACAAAAAATTTCCATTTCCATAAAAACAAGCAGGATCCCCGCCTTGAAGTTCCTAAAGGTGTGGATGCCCAGTTCATCCCGGCGTTTTATGAGCAACTTAGCGACAATCCTGGGAACTATACGGACTACGATGTCGCAGACCGCCCTAACTTCGGCCCTGACATCCGCTATATCGTCATCCATGACACCGAAGTGGAATACGAACCGACCATCAATTTGTTTGCCAACCCTTACGGTGCATCGGCAAACTATGTGATCCGTTCAGCCGACGGGCAGATTACACAGATGGTTCAAAACAAAGATGTCGCCTGGCATGCAGGGAACTGGTATTTCAATATGCACTCCATCGGTATCGAACATGAAGGATATGCCCTTCAAGGGGGAGATTGGTACAGTGAGCAGATGTACCGGGCTTCTGCCAAGCTGGTCAAATACTTAGCAACTAAATATCATATTCCATTGGACCGCGGCCATATTTTAAGCCACAGCGAGGTGCCGGGACTGTCGCCTTATTCTCAAAGCAGAATGCATACTGACCCGGGTCCTTTCTGGGATTGGGAGCATTATTTCGAGCTGCTAGGTGCACCGCTGAAGCCGGAACATGGTTCGAAAAAAATCGTGACATTGAAGCCGCATTTTGAAACGAATAAACAAATTGTCGACGTGGAAGATGGAAATCTGCGCGAGCATTCGACCAACTTCGTCTACTTGTATACAGAACCAAGCTTCGATGCACCTACAATCACAGATGCGGCCCTTCCTGATGCGCGGTACGATGAAGCATTGAATTGGGGAAATAAAGCCGAAGCCGGCCAAACGTATGTATTGGCGGACAGTCAAGGCGACTGGGATGCCATCTGGTATGCAGGTCAAAAAGCGTGGTTCTATAACCCGCACAACAAAAACAGCGTTGAGGGCAAAATGCTGAAGATGGTGACGCCGAAAGAAGGGATAGATTCCATTCCGGTCTACGGTGCAGCTTGGCCTGAAGAATCTGCATATCCAGAAGATGTTACGCCGAAATCCTTGTTACCGCTGCAATATTCGATTACGGCAGGACAAGTCTATGCCGCAGAGGAAAAGGTCAAAGGAGACTACTATAACGCCAAAGTCTACACCCTTTCACCTTACGGCGTCCATAAAATGGTCTACGGCAATGAAGAATATTATCGCATCCACTTCAATCACCGTTATGCTTTTGTGAAAGCATCCGATGTGGATGTTGTAAGATAA
- a CDS encoding spore coat protein: MQNRFNPNNQMGSTNPTSQSSQLPPQMNHGGHEVFDLHEVIAGMINVLDQYMMFRLFVKDPELLQILDHQYQFILDQYNITCECFTSGKDPSHPTQSYSMGQSHNVTYGIKPTQPKKPNQSIMEIQDKGISGHMLGLIKSTASLLTMTSVEVTNPVVRRVLADNVPNFIEMAYEIFLYQNKHQYYQVPQLTQQDMMQMTNSYVPFTGRPQMPNPGQMNQQFPRQ, translated from the coding sequence ATGCAAAATCGTTTTAACCCAAACAATCAAATGGGCTCCACCAACCCTACAAGTCAATCCAGCCAGCTTCCTCCGCAAATGAACCATGGAGGGCATGAAGTCTTTGATTTACACGAAGTCATTGCCGGGATGATCAATGTCCTGGATCAATATATGATGTTCCGCTTATTTGTGAAGGATCCCGAGCTGCTTCAAATTCTCGATCATCAATACCAATTTATCCTGGATCAATACAACATAACGTGCGAATGTTTCACGAGCGGAAAAGATCCTTCCCATCCGACTCAAAGCTACAGCATGGGCCAATCCCACAACGTCACCTACGGCATTAAGCCGACGCAACCGAAGAAGCCGAACCAATCCATCATGGAAATCCAGGACAAGGGAATTTCTGGCCATATGCTTGGTTTGATCAAATCGACCGCATCATTGTTGACGATGACTTCGGTTGAGGTAACGAATCCGGTCGTCCGCCGAGTTCTTGCTGACAATGTACCGAATTTCATTGAGATGGCCTATGAGATTTTTCTTTATCAAAACAAGCATCAGTATTACCAAGTTCCACAATTGACGCAGCAAGATATGATGCAAATGACCAACAGCTACGTCCCTTTCACCGGGCGTCCGCAAATGCCCAATCCCGGGCAGATGAACCAACAGTTTCCCCGGCAATAA
- a CDS encoding metal-dependent hydrolase family protein, producing the protein MAYKLIKNGTLIDGNGGEPIRNAAVLLKDGLIESAGTEAEVKVPQGQVEVVDAEEGYILPGFIDTHVHLMFEIGKVEEKLTTPFSFQFYKAIQHMKRTLDAGITTVRDAGGADAGVKKAVEDGVISGPRMQISITPLTITGGHGDQWMRSGLDATLHGYPGSPDGLCDGVEEVRKKVREVLRAGADIIKVHATGGVLSPTDHPEFTQFSREELEVIVQEAKYRRGLKVMAHAQGSEGIKNAVRAGIHSIEHGIFLDDETVELMLKHGTYLVPTLLAPVSVLESAEKDGSMPSYGVQKSREVIEIHKESIRQAYHAGVKIAMGTDAGVMAHGTNLRELGLMCEIGMTPMEAIVASTKTAAECLGWGDRLGTVEAGKYADIVVAKTNPLTDIQSLENNDHIVAVFKDGEIVKNLLTKEAAVQIS; encoded by the coding sequence GTGGCGTATAAATTGATAAAAAATGGAACATTGATCGACGGCAACGGAGGGGAGCCGATTCGAAATGCAGCGGTCCTCCTAAAAGACGGACTGATTGAATCTGCGGGTACAGAAGCAGAAGTGAAGGTCCCACAAGGCCAAGTGGAAGTGGTCGATGCGGAGGAAGGGTATATCCTTCCAGGATTCATCGACACGCATGTACATCTGATGTTTGAGATTGGGAAGGTGGAAGAGAAGCTGACCACGCCTTTCTCCTTCCAGTTTTATAAAGCGATTCAGCATATGAAGAGAACGCTCGATGCGGGTATTACCACTGTGCGTGATGCCGGGGGTGCCGACGCAGGTGTTAAAAAGGCTGTCGAAGATGGTGTCATTTCCGGTCCGAGGATGCAGATCAGCATCACTCCATTGACCATTACAGGTGGCCACGGCGACCAATGGATGCGTTCTGGGCTGGATGCAACCTTACATGGCTACCCAGGCAGCCCGGATGGACTTTGCGACGGAGTGGAAGAAGTAAGGAAAAAAGTTCGTGAGGTGCTCCGTGCGGGCGCTGACATCATAAAGGTCCATGCAACTGGCGGTGTGTTGAGCCCGACCGACCATCCCGAGTTTACACAATTCAGCCGAGAAGAACTGGAGGTTATCGTGCAGGAAGCGAAATATCGCCGCGGGCTCAAGGTGATGGCGCATGCCCAAGGGTCAGAAGGCATTAAAAATGCGGTCCGTGCAGGCATCCATTCGATTGAACATGGAATTTTCCTTGATGATGAAACGGTCGAATTGATGTTGAAACATGGTACCTACCTGGTCCCGACCTTGCTTGCCCCGGTTTCGGTATTGGAATCGGCTGAGAAAGATGGCTCCATGCCATCCTACGGTGTCCAAAAAAGCAGAGAAGTGATTGAAATCCATAAAGAAAGCATACGGCAGGCCTATCACGCCGGAGTCAAGATTGCGATGGGCACCGACGCAGGGGTTATGGCGCACGGTACAAACCTGAGGGAATTGGGGTTGATGTGCGAAATCGGTATGACTCCTATGGAAGCGATTGTCGCATCAACGAAAACTGCCGCAGAGTGCCTGGGTTGGGGCGATCGATTAGGAACGGTCGAAGCTGGAAAATATGCAGACATCGTGGTTGCCAAAACGAATCCGTTAACTGATATTCAATCATTGGAGAATAATGATCATATTGTGGCGGTCTTTAAAGACGGGGAGATTGTTAAGAATCTCCTCACAAAAGAAGCTGCAGTTCAGATTTCATAA
- a CDS encoding DUF2269 family protein, translating into MIAHILLYIHILSVIMSIGPFFILIPMVKKLRDTNGDVQQAHIQTFRSAVRLAKHAGHVLVVSGLLLILATPWTWKAPWILTTVAILICSLYFLARAFSPLLKQFGIQETDEAEVAKKLSRSIWIYILLLLAMLWLMVAKPVLW; encoded by the coding sequence ATGATTGCACATATCTTACTTTACATTCATATTCTGAGTGTCATCATGTCCATCGGCCCCTTCTTTATCCTGATTCCGATGGTCAAAAAATTAAGGGACACGAACGGGGATGTACAGCAGGCGCATATTCAAACCTTTCGATCAGCTGTCCGTCTGGCGAAGCATGCCGGCCACGTTTTGGTGGTGAGCGGCCTCTTACTCATCCTCGCGACGCCATGGACATGGAAAGCTCCATGGATCCTTACAACTGTGGCGATCCTTATCTGTTCACTGTATTTCTTGGCACGGGCTTTTTCACCCCTGCTTAAACAATTCGGCATCCAAGAGACAGACGAAGCCGAGGTGGCCAAGAAGCTGAGCCGCTCGATCTGGATTTACATCCTGCTCCTCCTCGCCATGCTGTGGCTTATGGTAGCCAAACCCGTATTGTGGTGA
- a CDS encoding ASCH domain-containing protein — protein sequence MTNEKNIEELPPKTCTIERLVTKEDDVQKVIDGKKTATRRNGRYADVGEIMELQGHSFVVEKVYSQALGELTDDHAKQEGFQSVEEYKQTILSYHPGMPWLPHMRVWVHEFRSVNG from the coding sequence ATGACAAACGAAAAAAACATAGAAGAATTACCGCCGAAAACATGTACAATTGAACGTTTGGTGACAAAGGAAGACGATGTTCAAAAGGTGATCGACGGCAAGAAGACCGCTACTCGCAGAAACGGAAGATATGCAGATGTGGGCGAGATCATGGAACTGCAAGGACATTCATTCGTTGTCGAAAAGGTTTACTCGCAGGCATTGGGGGAATTGACGGACGATCACGCCAAGCAGGAAGGTTTTCAATCTGTTGAAGAATACAAACAAACCATCCTTTCCTATCACCCCGGCATGCCTTGGCTGCCGCACATGAGAGTATGGGTGCATGAATTCCGTTCAGTCAATGGTTAA
- a CDS encoding LysE family transporter produces the protein MSLFFSYIFLGLSLSAPIGPINAAQLDKGMKYGFLHAWLLGFGAMLADLLFMMVIYYGGANFFTLPFMKSLLWSFGCFVLIYTGVESLKSAGVLLEEHQTDKESPLKAFSSGFFMAISNPLNILFWFGIYGSVLAKTAELNHGRLSVFFHSTGIFVGIFLWDIAMALLASIFRNTINPSLLMFMSRTAGFILIGFGIYFGFHAYVQIFM, from the coding sequence ATGAGTTTATTTTTCAGCTATATTTTTCTTGGCCTTTCATTATCAGCTCCGATCGGACCGATCAATGCCGCACAATTGGACAAGGGAATGAAATACGGATTCCTGCATGCATGGCTGCTTGGGTTCGGAGCGATGCTGGCGGATTTGCTTTTTATGATGGTTATATATTATGGCGGTGCCAACTTTTTTACGCTTCCATTCATGAAATCATTGTTGTGGAGCTTTGGCTGTTTTGTCCTTATCTACACCGGTGTTGAAAGCCTGAAAAGTGCAGGGGTGCTTCTCGAAGAGCACCAGACAGATAAGGAATCCCCCTTGAAAGCTTTTTCTTCGGGTTTTTTCATGGCGATTTCCAATCCGTTGAACATTCTTTTTTGGTTCGGCATATATGGATCGGTATTAGCAAAAACGGCTGAATTGAATCACGGGCGGTTATCCGTCTTTTTTCACAGCACGGGCATCTTTGTCGGCATTTTCCTATGGGATATTGCCATGGCTCTATTGGCAAGCATCTTCAGGAATACGATCAATCCTAGCCTGCTTATGTTCATGTCGAGGACGGCAGGATTCATTTTGATCGGATTTGGAATTTATTTCGGTTTTCACGCTTACGTACAAATTTTTATGTAG
- a CDS encoding YqcI/YcgG family protein → MAVLLTKTEIENETIALSDWQIEAFQSFKKMIADEENTYPCVPGRQGFQSDQLRFSFISDPRLDIAGTELAEILKQYGEISRETGKYASLVLIFETPEDIKRTFDINEYEDLFWTLLSQVSLMDEKRWPDGISQDPSHHSWEFCFHGEPYFAFCATPAHTQRKSRFFTHFLMAFQPRWVFEHMNDQTLLGQNMKKIIRDRLEKYDESPPHPALKWYGQEDNHEWMQYFLRDDETGPSKCPFHNMMRAGKK, encoded by the coding sequence ATGGCAGTACTGTTGACCAAAACAGAGATTGAAAATGAGACTATTGCTTTATCGGATTGGCAGATCGAGGCCTTTCAATCTTTCAAAAAAATGATAGCTGACGAAGAAAATACGTATCCATGCGTACCTGGACGACAAGGGTTTCAATCGGATCAGCTTCGTTTCAGCTTTATTTCTGATCCACGACTGGATATTGCCGGCACTGAGCTCGCTGAAATATTGAAACAATATGGAGAAATCTCAAGGGAAACCGGAAAATATGCCTCGCTTGTGCTGATTTTTGAAACACCGGAAGATATAAAAAGAACTTTTGATATCAATGAGTATGAAGATCTTTTCTGGACATTGCTTTCTCAAGTCAGCCTGATGGACGAGAAGCGTTGGCCTGACGGAATTTCACAGGACCCTTCCCACCATTCATGGGAATTTTGCTTTCATGGCGAGCCTTACTTTGCCTTTTGTGCAACACCGGCTCATACACAGCGAAAAAGCCGCTTTTTTACTCACTTTCTTATGGCCTTTCAGCCGCGATGGGTGTTTGAACATATGAACGATCAAACATTGCTTGGTCAGAATATGAAAAAAATCATTCGTGATCGGCTTGAGAAATACGACGAATCTCCTCCACATCCAGCCTTGAAATGGTATGGACAGGAAGACAACCATGAATGGATGCAATATTTCCTGCGTGATGATGAAACTGGCCCTTCCAAGTGTCCGTTTCACAATATGATGAGAGCGGGTAAGAAATAA
- a CDS encoding amino acid permease, which translates to MVKHRIHKQQQPSSSGSLTWWQLSLLGVGCTTGTGFFLGISIAIEESGYTVILTLVLAALGTYFVFDALAKLIAQQPLDGSYRTYASQAFGHWAGFMIGWIYWSSEIMIVGSTLTALGLFAQYWFPHISLWLLIAIFGVLGLIVAGAGGKIFEKAESVFALIKIAAIVMFILLAILTFSGAIDVARPHYHIHPLFKDGVMGGWKSFIYAFYAFAGIEVIGLMATNLQNPKEAPKSGKLMITLLSVLYFGSVFLALLLVPLTSFTTDESPFITALKHFDFPIIVNLFNGVLIIAGFSTMVASLYCVTLMLMNLSKDGDAPKLFRPRSVGKLSFPALGMTTACLAASIIMALVLPKHMYEYVTTAGSLLLLYTWLFIIFTARKLLKLKWKDQFKTLAAIGLIVIAVSGSTIEKTSRTGFWVSLLFIIIISLVTIMARRSWKAPPASK; encoded by the coding sequence ATGGTAAAACATCGAATCCATAAACAGCAACAACCTTCTTCCAGCGGGAGTTTGACGTGGTGGCAGCTTTCCTTGCTTGGAGTGGGATGTACGACAGGAACCGGATTCTTTCTGGGGATCAGCATTGCCATCGAGGAGAGCGGCTACACTGTCATACTTACGCTGGTCCTGGCTGCCCTCGGTACGTATTTTGTTTTTGATGCATTGGCAAAGCTGATCGCGCAGCAACCCTTGGATGGATCGTATCGGACTTATGCATCCCAAGCTTTCGGACATTGGGCAGGGTTCATGATCGGGTGGATCTATTGGTCTTCAGAAATCATGATTGTCGGAAGTACATTGACTGCCCTTGGGCTGTTCGCTCAGTACTGGTTCCCCCATATTTCCTTATGGCTGCTAATTGCCATTTTCGGTGTTTTGGGTCTGATCGTTGCAGGGGCAGGCGGCAAAATTTTTGAAAAAGCTGAGAGTGTCTTCGCATTAATCAAAATTGCAGCCATCGTCATGTTCATCCTTCTGGCTATTTTGACTTTCAGCGGCGCCATCGATGTAGCAAGGCCTCACTACCATATACACCCATTGTTCAAGGATGGTGTAATGGGGGGCTGGAAGAGTTTCATCTATGCTTTTTATGCTTTCGCGGGGATCGAAGTCATCGGGTTGATGGCCACCAATTTACAGAATCCAAAGGAAGCTCCTAAGTCCGGTAAATTGATGATCACTCTGTTGTCGGTTCTTTATTTTGGTTCTGTCTTCTTGGCATTGCTATTAGTCCCGCTCACTTCGTTCACGACTGACGAAAGTCCATTCATCACAGCCTTGAAGCATTTCGATTTTCCCATCATCGTCAATCTATTCAACGGGGTCTTGATCATTGCCGGCTTTTCTACAATGGTCGCATCCTTATATTGTGTGACATTGATGCTGATGAATTTATCCAAGGACGGCGATGCACCGAAATTATTCCGGCCTAGATCGGTAGGGAAGCTTTCATTCCCTGCCTTGGGCATGACGACCGCCTGCCTCGCAGCATCCATTATCATGGCGCTTGTCCTGCCGAAGCATATGTATGAATATGTAACAACTGCCGGCAGTCTGCTGCTTCTTTATACGTGGCTTTTTATTATTTTCACTGCACGGAAGCTGCTCAAGCTGAAATGGAAGGATCAATTCAAAACGCTGGCTGCTATCGGACTGATTGTCATCGCCGTTTCTGGTTCAACAATTGAAAAAACAAGCAGGACTGGTTTTTGGGTCAGCCTGCTGTTTATCATCATCATATCGTTGGTCACCATCATGGCGAGAAGATCATGGAAGGCCCCTCCCGCCTCAAAATAG
- a CDS encoding DUF1989 domain-containing protein: MKQEFFIEAEKGLAFTVKKGQIITVIDVEGEQVVDFVVYREGDVSERIDPGVTMDALHSYMVKPGDIIYSNKYRPIMSIVEDKVGRHDFFNPACRPEMYELLYNKENHRSCYENLNDAFTQYGVPKPDQHYPFNLFMNTVVKDDGTMSVERPVSKPGDYIKLKAEMDLIVGASACPCSESACNGYVCTPIKIVVE; encoded by the coding sequence ATGAAACAGGAATTTTTTATAGAAGCAGAAAAAGGGCTTGCTTTTACGGTGAAAAAAGGCCAAATCATCACCGTCATAGATGTGGAAGGAGAGCAGGTTGTGGATTTTGTGGTCTATCGCGAGGGTGATGTATCTGAAAGGATCGACCCAGGTGTGACGATGGATGCCCTCCACTCGTATATGGTAAAACCCGGCGACATCATCTATTCCAATAAATATCGGCCGATCATGTCGATCGTGGAAGACAAGGTCGGACGGCATGACTTTTTCAACCCCGCTTGCCGGCCGGAGATGTATGAGCTGCTTTATAATAAAGAAAATCATCGAAGCTGCTATGAAAACTTAAATGATGCCTTTACTCAATATGGCGTTCCGAAACCGGATCAGCACTATCCGTTTAATCTGTTTATGAACACGGTGGTCAAGGATGATGGAACGATGAGTGTGGAACGTCCTGTCTCCAAGCCGGGCGACTACATCAAACTCAAGGCAGAAATGGATTTGATCGTCGGTGCATCTGCATGCCCTTGCAGCGAGAGTGCATGCAACGGTTATGTTTGCACGCCCATTAAAATCGTGGTGGAATGA